One genomic window of Salmo salar chromosome ssa12, Ssal_v3.1, whole genome shotgun sequence includes the following:
- the LOC100286407 gene encoding alkaline phosphatase, whose amino-acid sequence MKVTILLICSCLVWGGLGKPQFPDQEKDPLFWNTWAQRTLKNALTLQKLNQNTAKNLILFLGDGMGIPTVTAARILKGQLSRQSGEETQLEMDKFPFVALSKTYNTNAQVADSAGTATAYLCGVKANEGTVGVSAAAVRSQCNSTQGNEVTSILRWAKEAGKSVGIVTTTRVNHATPSAAYAHCVDRDWYSDGEMPAEAVQAGCKDIARQLFENIPNIDVIMGGGRKYMFPKNQSDVEYPGEKKHFGTRIDRRNLVEEWNNRMKNKNAHYVWNKKELLSLNPNSVDYLLGLFEPGDLPYDLERNNETDPSLTEMVEVAIKILKKNPSGFYLLVEGGRIDHGHHEGKAKQALHEAVEMDRAIGHAGLMTSIYDTMTVVTADHSHMFNFGGYTPRGNTIFGLAPMLSDVDQKPFTAILYGNGPGFKVVNGLRENVSTLDYEENNYKAQSAVPLSMETHGGEDVAVFAKGPMAHLLHGVHEQNYIPHVMAYAACIGQNRDHCMSSSGASSLSAALPSLTALLTLIRLLC is encoded by the exons ATGAAGGTGACAATCCTGCTCATCTGCTCCTGCCTGGTCTGGGGAGGCCTGGGGAAGCCACAGTTTCCTG ACCAAGAGAAAGATCCCCTGTTCTGGAATACATGGGCCCAGCGTACTTTGAAGAATGCCCTCACACTTCAGAAGCTCAATCAAAACACTGCAAAGAACCTCATCCTCTTCCTTGGTGATG GAATGGGCATTCCCACAGTGACGGCAGCACGAATACTGAAGGGGCAGCTGAGCAGACAGAGTGGGGAAGAGACCCAGCTGGAGATGGACAAGTTCCCCTTTGTTGCGCTTTCCAAG ACATATAACACCAATGCCCAGGTGGCAGACAGTGCGGGTACAGCCACAGCATACCTCTGTGGGGTGAAGGCCAACGAGGGAACGGTGGGTGTGAGTGCAGCTGCCGTCCGCTCCCAGTGCAACTCCACACAGGGCAACGAGGTCACCTCCATCCTCAGATGGGCCAAGGAAGCCG GCAAGTCAGTGGGAATAGTCACGACAACGCGTGTGAATCATGCCACCCCCAGTGCAGCCTATGCCCACTGTGTGGACAGGGACTGGTACTCCGATGGAGAGATGCCCGCTGAGGCAGTACAGGCAGGCTGCAAGGACATCGCCAGGCAGCtctttgagaacattcccaacaTCGAT GTGAttatgggaggagggaggaagtacATGTTCCCCAAAAACCAGTCAGATGTGGAGTATCCTGGAGAGAAGAAACACTTCGGTACCCGCATCGATAGAAGGAACTTGGTGGAGGAGTGGAATAACCGAATGAAAAACAAG AACGCCCACTATGTATGGAACAAGAAGGAACTTTTATCGCTAAACCCTAATAGTGTGGATTACCTTTTGG GTCTGTTTGAGCCTGGAGATCTTCCCTATGACCTGGAGAGAAACAATGAGACAGATCCTTCACTGACAGAGATGGTGGAGGTGGCCATCAAGATCCTGAAGAAAAACCCCAGTGGATTCTACCTGCTGGTGGAGG GAGGGCGCATTGACCACGGACATCACGAGGGTAAAGCCAAGCAGGCCCTGCACGAGGCAGTGGAGATGGACCGGGCCATTGGCCACGCCGGCCTCATGACCAGCATATATGACACAATGACTGTCGTCACTGCTGACCATTCTCACATGTTCAACTTCGGAGGCTACACTCCAAGAGGGAACACAATTTTTG GACTGGCTCCCATGTTGAGTGATGTGGACCAGAAGCCCTTCACCGCCATCTTATATGGGAACGGACCAGGGTTCAAAGTAGTCAATGGTCTGAGAGAGAACGTCTCCACCCTTGACTATG AGGAAAATAACTACAAGGCCCAGTCTGCAGTGCCGCTGAGTATGGAGActcatggaggagaggatgtggCTGTGTTTGCTAAGGGCCCCATGGCTCACCTGCTGCACGGTGTCCACGAACAGAACTACATTCCCCATGTCATGGCTTATGCTGCCTGCATTGGCCAGAACAGAGACCACTGCATGTCATCCAGTGGAGCCTCTAGTCTCAGCGCTGCTCTGCCCAGCCTGACAGCTCTCCTCACACTCATCCGCCTCCTCTGCTGA